The Spirulina subsalsa PCC 9445 region AAATAGTTTGGGGGTGAACTGTATTGATAGTGTGATAGAGTTATTATTGCATAATCCTCAAACACAATTTATCATCACCAGCCATCATCCTTACATTATTAATAATGTGAGTCCTGTCTATTGGAAAATTGTGACTCGCCAGGGTAGTTTAGTAACGGTTAAAGATGCGGCAGATTTTCATATTTCTGCCTCACGACAGAAGGCTTTTATTGATTTAATTAATTTGCTTAAAGATGATGATCAGGATGAGGAAGAGTGATGAATCTTTACTTTTTAGTTGAGGGCAATAGTACGGAGAGGAAAATTTACCCTAGATGGCTAAAATATTTGTTGCCTAATTTAGTCCGCGTCAAATATCATGATCAAGTAGAACACAATAATTATTATTTAATCAGTGGGGAAGGTTATCCCACACTATTATATGATGGCTTGGATAATGCTATTGATAAGATTCAAGAAACAAATCGTTATGATTATTTAGTGTTATGTGTAGATTGTGATGAAGAAACGGTCAGCGAAAGGGTCAATTACATTAGGAATTTTATCCAAAAAAAAGACCTCAATTTAGGTAAGACGAAGCTAGAAATTATTGTACAAAATCGTTGTATTGAGACATGGTTGCTGGGGAATAGAAGGATCTTTGATTCAAGACAACCCTTAGCCTCTCCTTTATCTGAGTATGTTGACTATTATGATGTTTCTGTGGCTGATCCTGAAGCAATGGGATGTTATACTATGAGAAATCATGCCGATTTTCACGGCGAATATTTAAAAGAAATTTTCCGGGCAAAACAGATATTTTATACAAAAAAATCGCCAGGAGAGGCGCGAGAAAGACATTATTTAGAACAACTACAAAACCGGACTCTAACAAATCCAACACATTTACAAACGTTTCAAAGTTTTTTGGGTTTTTGTCAAAGGATTCAAAGTAAAATGAATAACTAGGGTCTTATAGCTACAGATGGCTAGCATCGGGTACTTTAATTTAATTCAAATTAAACTGCTCTAACCATTGTTCTACTGCCCCCACACTTAGGGGTTTTGCGAACCAATAGCCTTGGCCATACTGACAGCCTAACGCTTGCAGAGATTCCAGTTGATCGGCTGTTTCAATGCCTTCTGCAACTAAATTCAAGCCTAATCCTAAGCCTAAGTTAATAATACCTTTAACGATTTCTTCCTCCTGTTGTGAGGTCATATTCCAAATAAACGAACGGTCGATTTTTAATGTATCTAAGGGAAAAGCTTGTAAACGACTTAAGGAAGAATAACCCGTGCCGAAATCATCAATTCCTACCCCAACACCTAACGCTTTTAGTTGCTGGAGGCGCTCAATGGCCTGTTCATTGGACATGATCACCCCTTCGGTGATTTCTAAGCGCAAACGAGAGGGGGCTAATCCGGTTTGGTGCAAAATTTCGCGGATGCGGGGGACTAAATCGGGAACAAAAAACTGTTGTCCGGCCAGATTAACGCTGAGATTGGTATGTTCTGGAATCACCCCTTGTTTAGACCAATTTTGTACTTGTTGACAAGCTTGATAGAGTACCCAGTCGCCTAAAGGGATGATTAATCCGGTTTCTTCTGCGAGGGGGATAAAGTCTTGGGGGGGGATGATGCCTTGTTGGGGATGTTGCCAACGGACGAGGACTTCAAAACCGTAGAGTTCCGGTTTTTGAATCGAAATAATCGGTTGAAAATAGATGACAAATTCTTGATTGTCGAGGGCTTTTCGTAGGGCAATTTCTAATTTGAGTTCGTCGGGGAGGAGGGGGTGCAGGGTGCTGTCAAAGAGTTTGGCGGTATAGCCTCCCTGACGTTTGGCTTGTTCAATAGCCCGGTAAGCGTTGCGCAGGAGTTGTTCTGGACTGTCGTAGAGTTCTCCGGTGGATTCTCGGTGCGATCGCACAATCCCAATGCTCCCCGTGACAAAAATCTCATGACCTTGAATCCAGAAGGGATCCGCAAACCCTTCCTCTAAATTATCTACCAGTTCGCCCACTTCCTCATAGTCGTTCACTTGGTCTAATAAAACGGCAAATTCATCCCCTCCTAAACGCGCCACCCTGCCATAACTTCCCACATACATTTCTAAACGATAGGCCAATTCAATCAACAGTTGATCCCCGATTAAATGACCTAAACTCTGATTAATCACCTGAAAGCGTTTCAAATCAATTAATAACACGACAAAAAACTCATTTTGAGCCGATTTCACCTGTTCTAAGGCGTTGGTCAGTTGAGAGACAAACGCGCTGAGATTCATTAATCCGGTGAGGGGGTCATGGCTGGCATAATATTCTAGTTGGGATTGAATTTGTCGCCGTTCTGTAATATTAACTACGGTGCTGTCGTAATACAGCAGTTGTCCCTGTTCATCCCGCACCCCATGAACATTTTCCGACAACCATAGACGGGTTCCATTGCGGTGATAGATGCAGTATTCAAAATCACTGAGAAAGTCCTCCTGTTGTAGTTGGCGGCGATAGTCTAGATATCGTTGGGGATTCACATACAAACATTGAGGATACCGAACTTGGCGGAGAAATTCCTCGGGGGAATTGTAGCCAATCAAATTGACAAAAGCCGGGTTAACTTTTAAATAATGACCGGCGGGGGATGTTTGGAAATTGCCCTCGGGGATGGGATGAAATAGAGAAGGTTGGGAGTCTGAAACTGGGGAACTGTCCAGCGGTTGGTGCTGTTGGTGCAGTTGGCAGGCGATCGCACTCATGGCAATTCCCAACAGTTCAATTTCCCCCTCCTGCCAAGGTGTAGCCCCCTGATGACGTTCTAACCCCACCATACCCAGTAAACGCCCCTGATACCACAACGGAAGCGCTAGGAAACTTTGGATATGATAACCGTCCCAGAGGGCTTGTTCGGCGGGGGTTAAATCCTCACGGTGTTTCACCACCACCTGGCCCCTTTCCAATGGCCCAAACCAAGCCCCCAGACACCGCCAGGCCTCACTGTGGGGAAACAACGGGTGAGACACCTTCGACTCCCGCCACCACACCGCCTGAACTGCCATCCCGGAAGCCCCATCACAGCCGCGTTCTAACCAATAAGCCCCATCCGCGCCACTTCCTTGGCCTAATTTAGCTAAAACCTGCCCATAAACCTGTTTCACCCCTTGAGCGAACAGCAAGTGGTGCTGTACCTCAACCAGCGTAGCGAGATAATTTTCCCAGGTTTCAGGGGTTAATCCTTGCCGTGCCGAACATAAAAGATCCCCAATGGTTCGCTCTTGTCCCATCAAGCTTAGTCACACTCCTTGCAATGGGTTCACCCTCGACTCTAACAAATTTATCCGAGTTCTCGGGGTAGCCGTTTTGCTGAAATTTCGCTGCCTTGTTCCTTCTTATTCAGCTTAGGACAGTTTTAAGTGTGTGGGGTGTGGGGTGTGGGGGAATGGAGTATTGATAATTGATAATTAGGGCTTCTTGCCTCTTGCCCATTCCCTAAGACGGTTCAACAGAAACAACAAAGGGCAATTCCTCAAAAGTAGTAACGGAGTGGGTGGGCAAGAAATTGATTAAAACGGCTACCCAAACAAAAACGATGGAGAGCATCAAACAAGCAATTAATTTTAACTGTCGTCTGATGGGTGCTAATGCTGCTAGTAAGTGGGTTTCCATACACAACATTTCCTAGAGAACATTCTCAAAACTTAATCCTGGAATAGAATCTCTGTAGTATCTAATTTTTAGAGAATCAAGCCCAAGAGAACCGAGTTAACAAGCTGAACCGAAAAAGCTAGGTTTTGATTATACCCTAATATTTACGAATGACACTTAGTATGCTTTAGGCTTAGGTGTGATTCTGTAACTTGTTGTACCATTCTGAGAATTAATACTTAGGCGTGAGGAGACAAACGGTTGCGGCGCTGACGGAGTGCGATCGCCAAAAAATGCGCTTCTCGTTCAGCCTCCAACAAATCCAAGGGACGAGAGGTTAGCCGTAAAGCCCCTTGGGGGGTGGGGTAAACATAGGGCACCGTCACCACTTCGTACTGACAAATGGGATTAGGCTGTTGGGGGTCATTCTGCCCTTGGCGGGTGGTGTAGTTGGTTTGGTTGATTTGGGTGGCCAACTCTTTAAAGTCTAGCAAAGCCCTCGCTAATTGTTCCGCTAAGGTATTAATCCGTTGGCCTTGCATTTCTAA contains the following coding sequences:
- a CDS encoding putative bifunctional diguanylate cyclase/phosphodiesterase; this translates as MGQERTIGDLLCSARQGLTPETWENYLATLVEVQHHLLFAQGVKQVYGQVLAKLGQGSGADGAYWLERGCDGASGMAVQAVWWRESKVSHPLFPHSEAWRCLGAWFGPLERGQVVVKHREDLTPAEQALWDGYHIQSFLALPLWYQGRLLGMVGLERHQGATPWQEGEIELLGIAMSAIACQLHQQHQPLDSSPVSDSQPSLFHPIPEGNFQTSPAGHYLKVNPAFVNLIGYNSPEEFLRQVRYPQCLYVNPQRYLDYRRQLQQEDFLSDFEYCIYHRNGTRLWLSENVHGVRDEQGQLLYYDSTVVNITERRQIQSQLEYYASHDPLTGLMNLSAFVSQLTNALEQVKSAQNEFFVVLLIDLKRFQVINQSLGHLIGDQLLIELAYRLEMYVGSYGRVARLGGDEFAVLLDQVNDYEEVGELVDNLEEGFADPFWIQGHEIFVTGSIGIVRSHRESTGELYDSPEQLLRNAYRAIEQAKRQGGYTAKLFDSTLHPLLPDELKLEIALRKALDNQEFVIYFQPIISIQKPELYGFEVLVRWQHPQQGIIPPQDFIPLAEETGLIIPLGDWVLYQACQQVQNWSKQGVIPEHTNLSVNLAGQQFFVPDLVPRIREILHQTGLAPSRLRLEITEGVIMSNEQAIERLQQLKALGVGVGIDDFGTGYSSLSRLQAFPLDTLKIDRSFIWNMTSQQEEEIVKGIINLGLGLGLNLVAEGIETADQLESLQALGCQYGQGYWFAKPLSVGAVEQWLEQFNLN